In a genomic window of Mucilaginibacter sp. KACC 22063:
- a CDS encoding KilA-N domain-containing protein: MSDIIINYHDSEISLFSDERNDYVSLTDMARAFKGPKSIESWMRNKNTINFLGAWERLYNANFLPLEFEGLLSKAGKKHFNLSIKHWIDTTNAKGIFTRAGLRAGTYAHKDIALKFASYLSPDFEIFLINEVQRLKKLEEQKNSYELLTHNQILYLVRLKEVFKYVAHQNAVEDANRDVFAAGSSQENAFAAFHRWRNKILDIAPQTINDRIKQYCIDNHIALTNKMLSKPKNEKILLLDSYESVRNAVWDFLQIQGEVNALNLANLVGDMIRTEKGEVKRKNETDLFHEKQNLGEFSEFTESLNNIPKVKTAREVLEFRQKQLEASKKSLNAASLSDFNKNLLTALSHNPKDKDKE; the protein is encoded by the coding sequence ATGAGTGACATAATAATTAATTACCACGACAGCGAAATAAGTCTTTTTTCTGATGAACGAAATGATTATGTAAGTCTAACTGATATGGCACGGGCATTTAAGGGTCCTAAATCTATAGAAAGCTGGATGCGTAACAAAAACACCATTAATTTTTTGGGTGCATGGGAGCGATTATACAATGCGAATTTCCTACCCCTCGAATTCGAGGGGTTGCTATCAAAGGCTGGTAAAAAACATTTCAATTTATCAATCAAACATTGGATTGACACCACTAATGCAAAAGGAATATTTACAAGGGCAGGCTTAAGAGCTGGAACTTATGCCCACAAGGATATTGCTTTAAAGTTTGCCTCTTATTTAAGCCCTGATTTTGAAATATTTCTCATAAATGAAGTTCAACGTTTAAAGAAGTTAGAAGAGCAAAAAAATTCTTACGAACTACTAACTCATAATCAAATTCTTTATTTGGTTAGATTAAAAGAGGTATTCAAATATGTAGCACATCAAAATGCTGTTGAAGATGCTAATAGAGATGTATTTGCCGCTGGAAGTTCTCAGGAAAACGCATTTGCGGCCTTTCACAGATGGAGAAATAAAATCTTGGATATTGCACCTCAAACTATAAATGACCGTATTAAGCAATACTGTATTGATAACCACATAGCATTGACAAATAAAATGCTAAGCAAGCCAAAGAATGAAAAAATACTTCTTTTAGATAGTTACGAATCAGTTAGAAATGCTGTGTGGGATTTCTTACAAATTCAGGGAGAGGTGAACGCACTCAATTTGGCAAACCTCGTAGGTGATATGATTAGAACAGAAAAGGGAGAGGTTAAACGCAAAAACGAAACAGACCTTTTTCACGAGAAACAGAATTTAGGAGAATTTTCAGAGTTCACCGAGTCATTAAACAACATTCCGAAAGTTAAGACGGCAAGGGAAGTTTTAGAATTTCGTCAAAAGCAATTAGAGGCTTCAAAAAAATCTTTAAATGCAGCATCTTTATCAGATTTCAATAAGAATCTTTTAACAGCACTAAGCCACAATCCAAAAGATAAGGACAAGGAATAA
- the ahcY gene encoding adenosylhomocysteinase, translated as MSSSLETTYVKNKVKDPSLAAWGRKEIELAEAEMPGLMALRAEYGPSQPLKGARIAGCLHMTIQTAVLIETLIALGAEVTWSSCNIFSTQDHAAAAIAAAGISVYAWKGMNAEEFDWCIEQTLFFGEDRQPLNMILDDGGDLTNMVFDKYPELVSGIKGLSEETTTGVHRLYERMKNGSLPIPAININDSVTKSKFDNKYGCRESLVDAIRRATDVMMAGKVGVVCGYGDVGKGSADSLRNAGVRVIVTEIDPICALQAAMEGYEVKKLSTAIQEADIVVTATGNCDIVREQHFRALKDKAIVCNIGHFDNEIDMAWLNGTYGNTKVEIKPQVDKYTIDGKDVIVLAEGRLVNLGCATGHPSFVMSNSFTNQTLAQLELWTNSDKYENKVYTLPKHLDEKVARLHLAKIGVELETLEQHQADYIGVAVEGPFKPEYYRY; from the coding sequence ATGTCATCATCGCTTGAAACTACCTACGTTAAAAATAAAGTAAAGGACCCATCGCTTGCAGCATGGGGCCGCAAAGAAATTGAATTGGCAGAAGCAGAAATGCCGGGTTTAATGGCACTACGTGCAGAGTATGGCCCGTCGCAGCCACTTAAAGGTGCGCGTATTGCAGGCTGTTTGCACATGACCATCCAAACCGCGGTACTTATTGAAACCCTGATTGCATTAGGTGCAGAAGTTACCTGGTCATCATGTAATATTTTCTCAACCCAGGATCATGCTGCTGCTGCTATTGCAGCTGCGGGTATTTCAGTTTATGCCTGGAAAGGTATGAATGCTGAAGAGTTTGACTGGTGCATTGAGCAAACTTTATTCTTTGGCGAAGACCGCCAGCCGCTTAACATGATCCTTGATGATGGTGGCGATTTAACCAACATGGTATTTGATAAATACCCTGAACTGGTTTCTGGTATCAAAGGCCTTTCAGAAGAAACTACTACTGGTGTTCACCGTTTATACGAGCGCATGAAAAACGGCTCATTGCCAATTCCTGCTATCAACATTAACGATTCGGTAACCAAATCGAAATTTGATAATAAATATGGTTGCCGCGAATCATTGGTTGACGCGATCCGTCGCGCTACCGACGTAATGATGGCCGGTAAAGTTGGTGTTGTTTGCGGTTACGGCGACGTTGGTAAAGGTTCGGCAGATTCTTTACGTAATGCAGGTGTACGTGTTATTGTAACTGAAATTGACCCAATCTGTGCATTACAGGCAGCAATGGAAGGCTACGAAGTGAAAAAACTTTCAACCGCTATACAAGAAGCTGATATTGTAGTAACAGCTACAGGTAACTGCGATATTGTACGTGAGCAACATTTCCGTGCTTTAAAAGATAAAGCCATTGTTTGTAACATCGGCCACTTTGATAACGAGATCGATATGGCATGGTTAAACGGAACTTATGGCAACACCAAAGTTGAAATTAAACCACAGGTTGATAAATATACCATCGACGGTAAAGACGTTATCGTATTGGCAGAAGGCCGCCTGGTTAACTTAGGTTGTGCAACCGGCCACCCAAGCTTTGTAATGTCAAACTCTTTCACCAACCAAACATTGGCACAGTTAGAGCTTTGGACCAACTCAGATAAATATGAGAACAAAGTTTATACCCTGCCTAAACACCTTGACGAAAAAGTAGCGCGTTTACACTTAGCTAAAATTGGTGTGGAACTTGAAACCCTTGAGCAGCACCAGGCTGATTATATCGGCGTAGCTGTTGAGGGCCCATTCAAGCCAGAATATTATCGCTATTAA
- a CDS encoding glutaminase family protein — protein MKKRFINRLSLAIICAAPLFSQRSDAQVSKMPAYPLITHNTYFSIWSNTDKLNESVTHHWTGKDQPLLGMIKVDNKYYRFMGEPEKQYETILKAGDEQPYTCKFTNKEPEKGWEDLSYDDKNWQTGAAPFGDERALKGTKWTAENIWVRRTFNLTKVPQDAILLKLFYDDNVEVYINGKEAFSRVGWNNDYQNIPVKGNNLKFGENVIAIHCKNTGGGAYIDAGIEAEIKDQKTDNVELAQQTSRWVTATQTVYGFKCGPVNLKVTFTSPLVLNNLDLLSMPVSYITYNVKSADSKKHEVSILQGVSANAAVNNAVQTVNVNGYNKNGLSVLKAGTVEQPVLQKRGDDLRIDWGYLYVASPSNNGAKQYITTNAGAEQSFLSYTKENTISKTGTRLMLNTVLPFGMVSNTAVSKHLMVGYDELYSVQYFKANLRPWWRNTPGATMDGLLKKAATNYAVYLAKSNATDKKIYNDALKAGGENYARLCVMAYRQGIAAHALVKSPQGDLLFLSKENFSNGSINTVDITYPCAPMYLVYNPELLKGMMNGIFYYSESGKWKKPFAAHDLGTYPLANGQTYGEDMPVEESGNMIILTAAITKAQHNAAYAKKHWKTLTTWVNYLAEAGFDPGNQLCTDDFAGHLAHNANLSVKAIVAIGAYAQMAQQLGEAATAKKYSAMAADMAKKWVAKDNAGDHYALVFDNKDTWSQKYNMVWDKVLGLNLFPKHVYDTEIKYYLGHQNEFGLPLDSRKTYTKSDWILWTAAMTDQQADFDKLVNPVYKYATETSSRVPLSDWHETTDGKMVGFQARSVIGGYWMKLLRDKMSTAK, from the coding sequence ATGAAAAAACGTTTTATCAATCGCCTGTCTTTAGCGATTATTTGTGCCGCGCCTTTGTTTTCGCAAAGATCCGATGCACAGGTAAGCAAAATGCCTGCTTATCCTTTAATTACACACAATACTTATTTCAGTATCTGGTCAAATACAGATAAGTTAAATGAATCTGTAACGCATCACTGGACGGGGAAAGACCAACCATTATTAGGCATGATAAAAGTGGATAACAAATATTACCGATTTATGGGCGAGCCGGAAAAGCAATATGAAACGATTTTAAAAGCCGGTGATGAGCAGCCTTATACCTGTAAGTTTACCAATAAAGAGCCTGAAAAGGGTTGGGAAGATCTATCATACGACGATAAGAACTGGCAGACCGGGGCCGCACCTTTTGGGGATGAGCGTGCGCTGAAAGGGACTAAGTGGACAGCAGAAAATATCTGGGTACGCCGCACTTTTAACTTGACCAAAGTCCCGCAGGATGCCATATTGCTAAAGCTTTTTTATGATGATAATGTTGAAGTTTACATTAACGGTAAAGAGGCTTTCAGCCGTGTTGGCTGGAATAACGATTATCAGAACATTCCGGTAAAGGGCAATAATCTTAAATTCGGCGAGAATGTTATTGCCATCCATTGTAAAAATACAGGCGGAGGTGCTTACATCGATGCAGGTATTGAAGCTGAAATTAAAGATCAAAAAACAGATAATGTTGAACTTGCCCAGCAAACCAGCCGTTGGGTAACAGCCACACAAACTGTTTATGGCTTTAAATGCGGCCCGGTGAATCTTAAGGTCACCTTTACGTCTCCTTTGGTGCTTAATAATCTCGATCTGTTATCCATGCCGGTATCTTACATTACTTATAATGTTAAATCGGCAGATAGCAAAAAGCATGAGGTAAGCATATTGCAAGGCGTATCGGCAAATGCGGCTGTTAACAATGCGGTGCAAACAGTAAATGTTAACGGCTACAACAAAAATGGCTTAAGCGTATTAAAGGCAGGTACTGTAGAGCAGCCTGTTCTGCAAAAACGCGGCGATGACCTGCGGATAGACTGGGGCTATTTGTATGTAGCTTCTCCATCAAATAATGGCGCCAAGCAATATATTACTACCAACGCGGGTGCCGAGCAGTCGTTTTTAAGTTATACTAAAGAAAATACTATTAGCAAAACCGGTACCCGTTTAATGCTTAATACAGTGCTGCCATTTGGTATGGTAAGCAATACTGCTGTATCTAAACATTTAATGGTGGGTTATGATGAGCTGTATTCGGTGCAGTATTTTAAAGCTAACCTTCGCCCGTGGTGGCGTAATACGCCGGGTGCAACTATGGACGGCCTACTTAAAAAAGCCGCTACCAACTACGCTGTCTATCTGGCTAAAAGTAACGCGACTGACAAAAAAATTTATAATGATGCCTTAAAGGCTGGCGGTGAAAATTACGCCCGTTTATGCGTAATGGCTTATCGCCAGGGGATAGCTGCTCACGCTTTGGTAAAAAGCCCGCAGGGTGATCTATTATTCCTGTCGAAAGAAAACTTCAGCAATGGTTCTATCAATACTGTTGATATTACTTATCCATGCGCACCGATGTACCTGGTCTACAATCCTGAATTGCTTAAAGGGATGATGAACGGTATTTTCTATTATAGTGAAAGCGGTAAATGGAAAAAGCCTTTTGCAGCGCATGATCTGGGTACATACCCTTTGGCTAATGGCCAAACTTATGGAGAGGATATGCCGGTAGAAGAAAGCGGCAACATGATTATTTTAACCGCTGCAATAACAAAGGCGCAGCACAATGCTGCCTATGCTAAAAAGCACTGGAAAACTTTAACCACTTGGGTAAACTATCTTGCTGAGGCAGGCTTTGATCCGGGTAATCAATTATGTACCGATGATTTTGCAGGTCACCTGGCGCATAATGCCAATCTTTCGGTTAAGGCTATTGTGGCTATAGGCGCTTATGCACAAATGGCACAGCAGTTGGGCGAAGCAGCTACTGCAAAAAAATATAGTGCAATGGCTGCTGATATGGCAAAAAAATGGGTAGCTAAAGATAATGCAGGCGACCATTATGCGCTGGTATTTGATAACAAAGACACCTGGAGCCAAAAGTATAATATGGTTTGGGATAAAGTTTTAGGATTGAACCTGTTTCCTAAACATGTATATGATACGGAGATCAAATACTATCTCGGTCACCAGAATGAATTTGGCTTACCGCTTGACAGCCGTAAAACCTACACCAAATCAGACTGGATATTATGGACAGCCGCCATGACGGACCAGCAAGCAGATTTTGATAAACTGGTAAATCCGGTATATAAATATGCTACGGAAACATCATCAAGGGTGCCATTAAGCGACTGGCACGAAACAACCGATGGTAAAATGGTGGGTTTCCAGGCGCGCAGCGTAATCGGGGGCTATTGGATGAAACTTTTGAGAGATAAAATGTCGACTGCCAAATAA
- a CDS encoding polysaccharide deacetylase family protein produces the protein MRIRIIILLLLCSTGAFAQANFTEITNYKAFYGWAHHYPQDWIILRQFDDHQRHYFLLVNPQTLVTKIDESNFYQVTPMTVAQVRNQFKNTPYERALTKAERKSVMIQDAGIERGMPKETGISLTADLCPSHRPLDRRIFTDIFTEFKKVEQPVPIALSITGVWMRQHQQDLEWLKQMQQKREIYITWINHSFTHRVSATKPLKENFLLEPGTNISYEVLETEKAMLKNGLLPSVFFRFPGLVSDQQLVYDITNFGLIPIGTDAWLAKGQQPQAGSIVLIHGNGNEPVGVNDFINLLRTKSQAITKKQWLLYDLRESIDQEFETENK, from the coding sequence ATGCGGATCAGGATTATCATACTACTTCTACTATGCAGTACCGGCGCTTTTGCGCAAGCTAACTTCACAGAGATAACAAACTATAAGGCTTTTTATGGATGGGCGCATCATTACCCGCAAGACTGGATCATACTACGCCAGTTTGACGACCATCAGCGCCATTATTTTCTTTTGGTGAACCCGCAGACGCTGGTCACTAAAATCGACGAGAGCAATTTTTACCAGGTAACCCCAATGACGGTTGCACAAGTGCGTAACCAATTTAAAAATACGCCATACGAACGCGCCTTAACAAAAGCCGAAAGAAAATCGGTAATGATACAGGATGCAGGTATTGAGCGGGGTATGCCCAAAGAAACAGGCATCAGTTTAACGGCAGATCTTTGCCCATCGCACCGGCCATTAGACCGCCGAATATTTACAGATATTTTTACCGAATTTAAAAAGGTGGAACAACCGGTACCCATTGCTTTATCTATTACCGGTGTATGGATGCGCCAGCACCAGCAGGACCTGGAGTGGCTAAAGCAAATGCAGCAGAAAAGGGAGATCTATATTACCTGGATCAATCACTCATTTACGCATCGGGTAAGCGCAACCAAACCTTTAAAGGAAAACTTTTTGTTAGAACCCGGAACCAATATCAGTTATGAAGTTTTGGAAACAGAGAAAGCGATGCTTAAAAATGGGCTGCTGCCTTCTGTGTTCTTTCGCTTCCCGGGGCTGGTTTCTGACCAGCAATTGGTTTACGATATCACCAATTTTGGTTTGATCCCTATTGGTACCGATGCATGGCTGGCTAAAGGGCAGCAACCACAGGCCGGCAGTATTGTACTGATACATGGCAACGGCAACGAACCTGTTGGTGTAAATGATTTTATCAACCTGCTTCGAACAAAATCACAAGCTATTACGAAAAAGCAATGGCTGCTTTATGACCTGCGCGAGAGTATAGATCAGGAATTTGAGACAGAAAATAAATAG
- a CDS encoding pyridoxine 5'-phosphate synthase: MTRLSVNINKIATLRNSRGGNNPDLIQVARDCEAFGAQGITVHPRPDERHIRYNDVYQLKEILTTEFNIEGNCQEQKFVDLVLAVKPAQVTLVPDVLGQITSNHGWDTITNKKYLTDIVKTFKDAGIRVSLFVDPVAEMVEAAAETGTDRVELYTEGYASQYHNGKEAAIKPYVEAAEAAKKIGLGLNAGHDLDLNNLRYFALEIPWLKEVSIGHALISDAIYFGLENTIQMYLNQLSDIANPLEEIGMQGKV; the protein is encoded by the coding sequence ATGACGCGTTTATCTGTAAACATTAATAAAATAGCTACCCTGAGAAATTCGCGTGGCGGAAATAACCCGGATCTGATACAGGTAGCAAGAGATTGCGAGGCCTTCGGCGCTCAGGGGATAACTGTACACCCACGCCCGGACGAACGCCATATCCGCTACAATGATGTTTACCAGTTAAAAGAAATTCTTACAACCGAATTCAATATAGAAGGTAACTGCCAGGAACAAAAGTTTGTAGATCTTGTATTAGCTGTAAAGCCAGCGCAGGTTACCCTTGTGCCTGATGTTTTAGGACAGATCACTTCTAATCACGGCTGGGATACTATCACCAATAAAAAATACCTGACTGATATCGTAAAAACATTTAAAGATGCAGGTATCCGCGTTTCTTTATTTGTTGACCCGGTAGCAGAAATGGTTGAGGCAGCTGCCGAAACCGGTACCGACCGTGTTGAACTTTATACCGAAGGATACGCTTCGCAATATCACAACGGAAAAGAAGCCGCTATTAAGCCTTATGTTGAAGCGGCTGAAGCTGCCAAAAAAATAGGCTTGGGTTTAAACGCAGGGCATGACCTTGACCTGAATAACCTTCGTTATTTTGCTCTGGAAATACCGTGGCTTAAAGAAGTAAGCATAGGCCATGCGCTTATTTCAGATGCCATATATTTTGGCCTGGAGAATACGATCCAGATGTATTTAAACCAGCTATCTGATATTGCAAATCCGCTTGAAGAGATCGGCATGCAGGGTAAGGTGTAA
- the gcvP gene encoding aminomethyl-transferring glycine dehydrogenase encodes MSININYQEKFQARHIAPNPADTAKMLTTVHAESLDQLIDQTVPAKIRLKKPLNLPAAKSEFDYLNTLKQTASKNKVFKSYIGQGYYDVIVPGVIQRNILENPGWYTQYTPYQAEIAQGRLQALLNFQTMVIDLTGMEIANASLLDEGTAAAEAMFMQFSLRKNQKANTFFVSEELFPQTIDILKTRSEPFGINLQIGDHRTVALTEDMFGAIVQYPAGNGEVYNYADFAAAAHAKNIKLTVVADIMSLLLLTPPGEWGADIVVGTTQRFGIPMGFGGPHAAYFATKEEYKRSMPGRIIGVTIDSAGNYALRMALQTREQHIRRDKATSNICTAQALLAIMAGMYAVYHGPQGLKLIAERIHGLTNLLAQSLEQLGYEQLNKAYFDTVKFDVGNLVGPLHGEALNNEMNLHYNGSVVTISLDETTNVSDIETLVRFFAKVKGKTINDVSFEDLKAGIESTIPADLQRSSEYLSHAIFNTHHSEHEMLRYIKSLEAKDLSLCHSMIALGSCTMKLNATTEMVPVTWPEFSKMHPFAPVDQVGGYMQIFNELDKWLSEITGFAAMSLQPNAGAQGEYAGLMVIRAYHQDRGDAHRNIALIPSSAHGTNPASAAMAGMKIVVVKCDENGNIDVADLEARAEQYKNELSCLMVTYPSTHGVFEESIIEICEIIHANGGQVYMDGANMNAQVGLTSPANIGADVCHLNLHKTFCIPHGGGGPGMGPIGVAAHLVPYLPGHAVVDIDKGKSIPAVSAAPWGSASILLISHAYIAMMGGEGLTNATKYAILNANYIKSRLESHYPVLYTGANGRCAHEMILDCRSFKNYGIEVTDIAKRLMDYGFHAPTVSFPVAGTVMVEPTESEPKHELDRFCDAMIAIRHEIEDVAKGTLDKTDNPLKNAPHTAAVVTGNEWEHPYTRQKAAFPLPYVTQYKFWPSVGRVNDTYGDRTLICSCPPLTEYEFEESEVTTPEYGT; translated from the coding sequence ATGAGCATCAACATTAATTATCAGGAGAAATTCCAGGCCCGTCATATTGCGCCAAACCCGGCGGATACGGCCAAAATGCTTACAACAGTTCATGCCGAAAGTTTAGATCAGCTGATCGACCAAACCGTTCCGGCAAAGATCAGGCTTAAAAAGCCGCTTAATTTGCCCGCGGCAAAAAGCGAATTTGATTACCTGAACACGCTTAAACAAACTGCATCAAAAAACAAGGTCTTTAAATCATACATTGGCCAGGGTTATTATGATGTAATTGTACCTGGTGTTATCCAGCGCAATATCCTGGAAAATCCGGGATGGTATACGCAATACACGCCTTACCAGGCCGAAATTGCACAGGGCCGTTTACAAGCCTTACTTAATTTCCAGACGATGGTCATTGACCTTACCGGTATGGAAATTGCCAATGCATCATTGCTTGACGAAGGTACCGCTGCTGCCGAAGCCATGTTTATGCAGTTCAGCCTTCGTAAAAATCAAAAAGCTAATACCTTTTTTGTTTCTGAAGAACTGTTTCCGCAAACTATTGATATTCTTAAAACCCGTTCTGAGCCTTTCGGTATCAACCTGCAAATCGGCGACCACCGTACTGTAGCGCTTACCGAAGATATGTTCGGTGCTATTGTACAGTACCCTGCCGGTAACGGTGAAGTATATAATTATGCTGATTTTGCAGCAGCTGCACACGCTAAAAACATTAAGCTGACTGTGGTTGCCGATATCATGAGCTTGCTGTTGTTAACGCCTCCGGGCGAGTGGGGGGCTGATATCGTTGTGGGTACTACCCAGCGTTTCGGTATACCAATGGGCTTTGGCGGTCCGCACGCAGCATATTTTGCTACTAAGGAAGAATACAAACGCTCAATGCCAGGCCGTATTATCGGTGTAACTATTGATAGTGCCGGTAACTATGCCTTACGCATGGCGCTGCAAACCCGCGAGCAGCACATCCGCCGCGATAAAGCAACTTCTAATATCTGTACTGCACAGGCATTACTGGCTATTATGGCTGGTATGTATGCAGTTTATCATGGCCCGCAAGGCTTAAAACTAATTGCCGAGCGTATACATGGTTTAACTAATCTGCTTGCACAATCATTAGAGCAGTTAGGTTATGAGCAGTTAAACAAAGCTTACTTTGATACTGTAAAATTCGACGTGGGTAACCTTGTCGGCCCATTACACGGTGAGGCTTTAAATAACGAAATGAACCTGCACTACAATGGTTCTGTTGTTACCATCTCATTAGACGAAACCACCAACGTTAGCGACATTGAAACTTTAGTGCGTTTCTTTGCTAAGGTTAAAGGCAAAACTATTAACGACGTTAGCTTTGAGGATTTAAAAGCGGGCATCGAATCAACTATTCCTGCTGATCTGCAACGCAGCAGCGAATACTTATCTCATGCTATTTTCAACACGCATCATTCAGAGCATGAAATGCTGCGTTATATTAAGTCGCTTGAGGCGAAAGACCTTTCATTATGCCACTCGATGATTGCCTTGGGTTCATGTACCATGAAACTGAATGCAACTACCGAAATGGTACCTGTTACCTGGCCTGAATTTAGTAAGATGCACCCTTTTGCACCTGTTGACCAAGTTGGCGGTTACATGCAGATCTTTAATGAGTTGGATAAATGGTTGAGCGAAATCACTGGTTTTGCGGCCATGAGCTTACAGCCAAATGCCGGTGCCCAGGGCGAGTACGCTGGTTTAATGGTGATCCGCGCTTATCATCAGGATAGGGGCGATGCTCACCGCAATATTGCATTGATCCCTTCTTCAGCTCATGGTACCAACCCTGCATCCGCAGCGATGGCCGGAATGAAGATTGTAGTTGTGAAATGCGACGAGAACGGAAACATTGACGTTGCCGACCTTGAAGCACGTGCCGAGCAATATAAAAATGAGTTGTCATGTTTAATGGTAACTTATCCGTCTACTCACGGGGTGTTTGAAGAATCAATTATCGAGATCTGCGAGATTATCCATGCTAACGGCGGCCAGGTTTATATGGACGGCGCTAACATGAATGCCCAGGTTGGTTTAACAAGCCCGGCTAATATCGGTGCCGACGTTTGCCACCTTAACCTGCACAAAACATTCTGTATCCCTCACGGTGGTGGTGGCCCTGGTATGGGCCCAATTGGTGTAGCAGCACACTTAGTGCCTTACCTGCCCGGCCATGCGGTAGTTGATATTGATAAAGGCAAATCTATCCCTGCAGTTTCTGCTGCTCCCTGGGGTTCTGCTTCTATTTTGTTGATCTCACATGCATACATCGCAATGATGGGTGGCGAAGGTTTAACTAATGCTACCAAATATGCTATTCTGAATGCCAACTACATTAAGTCGCGCTTAGAGTCACATTACCCGGTATTATATACTGGTGCAAACGGCCGTTGCGCACACGAAATGATTTTGGATTGCCGCTCGTTTAAAAACTACGGTATCGAGGTAACAGATATTGCTAAACGTTTGATGGACTATGGTTTCCACGCGCCGACTGTATCGTTCCCGGTTGCCGGTACGGTAATGGTTGAACCAACCGAATCTGAGCCTAAGCATGAACTTGACCGTTTTTGCGATGCCATGATCGCTATCCGTCATGAAATTGAGGACGTGGCCAAAGGCACCTTAGATAAAACTGATAACCCGTTGAAAAATGCACCGCACACTGCGGCAGTGGTTACCGGTAATGAGTGGGAGCATCCATACACCCGTCAAAAAGCGGCATTCCCATTACCTTATGTTACCCAGTACAAATTCTGGCCATCAGTTGGCAGGGTAAATGACACTTACGGCGATCGTACGCTGATCTGCTCTTGCCCTCCGCTTACTGAGTATGAGTTTGAAGAAAGCGAAGTAACCACACCAGAATACGGTACCTGA
- a CDS encoding IS1595 family transposase, producing the protein MEQLRWNGNVVSPFDEASKVYKTARGYKCKNTGKYFNVRTQTLFDNTKIELQSWFIAIYLVTGHKKGISSLQLGRDLNVTQKTAWFMLQRIRNCFGIDAAETDIDNNNKLGGSGIAVEVDDTIVGGKVKNMTNKKRKSIAENKNERWSNKTTMVGYLERQGRLRLQAVNGYHFIPDLVRANVDAESVLMTDTANTFYKVGKDFAYHGVVDHGKKQYTDGINSTNGIEGVFSLFDRMVIGIYHYVSPKHLQKYANEFSFRYNSRKTSDLVRFNTLLSNCTNRLTYNQLTK; encoded by the coding sequence TTGGAGCAACTGCGTTGGAATGGCAATGTGGTTTCTCCTTTCGATGAGGCTTCTAAGGTCTATAAAACCGCTCGTGGTTACAAGTGTAAAAATACTGGCAAGTATTTCAATGTGCGTACACAAACTTTATTCGATAATACTAAGATTGAATTGCAGTCATGGTTTATTGCCATATATCTTGTTACAGGCCACAAAAAAGGTATCTCTTCTCTTCAGTTAGGGCGTGATCTTAATGTAACGCAAAAAACAGCATGGTTCATGTTACAGCGCATCCGTAACTGCTTCGGTATAGATGCTGCTGAAACAGATATTGATAACAATAATAAGTTAGGTGGGTCTGGAATCGCTGTTGAAGTGGACGACACTATTGTTGGCGGGAAGGTCAAAAACATGACTAATAAAAAACGTAAATCTATTGCAGAGAATAAGAACGAACGCTGGAGTAACAAAACCACTATGGTAGGTTATTTAGAGCGTCAAGGTCGGTTACGCTTACAAGCCGTTAATGGCTATCATTTTATACCCGACTTAGTTAGGGCAAACGTCGATGCCGAAAGCGTTTTAATGACCGACACCGCCAATACATTTTACAAGGTAGGTAAAGACTTCGCTTACCACGGCGTCGTTGACCACGGCAAAAAACAATATACAGACGGCATTAATTCTACTAACGGTATTGAGGGTGTATTTTCTTTATTTGACCGTATGGTAATAGGTATTTATCATTACGTCTCACCAAAACATTTGCAGAAGTATGCAAATGAATTTTCATTCCGTTACAATAGCCGTAAAACATCTGATTTAGTTCGTTTTAATACACTACTTTCAAATTGCACCAATCGTTTAACCTATAACCAATTGACAAAATGA